One region of Gorilla gorilla gorilla isolate KB3781 chromosome 15, NHGRI_mGorGor1-v2.1_pri, whole genome shotgun sequence genomic DNA includes:
- the CFL2 gene encoding cofilin-2: MASGVTVNDEVIKVFNDMKVRKSSTQEEIKKRKKAVLFCLSDDKRQIIVEEAKQILVGDIGDTVEDPYTSFVKLLPLNDCRYALYDATYETKESKKEDLVFIFWAPESAPLKSKMIYASSKDAIKKKFTGIKHEWQVNGLDDIKDRSTLGEKLGGNVVVSLEGKPL, translated from the exons ATG GCTTCTGGAGTTACAGTGAATGATGAAGTCATCAAAGTTTTTAATGATATGAAAGTAAGGAAATCTTCTACACAAGAGGagatcaaaaagagaaagaaagcagttCTCTTCTGTTTAAGCGATGACAAAAGACAAATAATTGTAGAGGAAGCAAAGCAGATCTTGGTGGGTGACATTGGTGATACTGTAGAGGACCCCTACACATCTTTTGTGAAGTTGCTACCTCTGAATGATTGCCGATATGCTTTGTACGATGCCACATACGAAACAAAAGAGTCTAAGAAAGAAGACCTAGTATTTATATTCTG ggcTCCTGAAAGTGCACCTTTAAAAAGCAAGATGATTTATGCTAGCTCTAAAGAtgccattaaaaagaaatttacag gtattAAACATGAGTGGCAAGTAAATGGCTTGGATGATATTAAGGACCGTTCGACACTTGGAGAGAAATTGGGAGGCAATGTAGTAGTTTCACTTGAAGGAAAACCATTATAA